One genomic region from Haloprofundus salinisoli encodes:
- the serB gene encoding phosphoserine phosphatase SerB: protein MKLVAFDFDGTLSDSEMTVLLGKQKGVADRMADITERAMNDELSYAESLYDRAALLEGLEEERAQEAYDEVKLRPGAAKLIDRLNDYGHHTAILTGGFERGVESALEAEGVDVDTIVANRLPVKGGRLTGEAEGPLIEGTKDRELERLAEELDVEMSQTVAIGDGANDLPMLEVAGFSVGFLPKDAVRPACDTIVASMYRLGKVFEGRGMLRPEE, encoded by the coding sequence ATGAAACTCGTCGCGTTCGACTTCGACGGAACGCTCTCGGACTCGGAAATGACGGTGCTCCTCGGCAAGCAGAAAGGCGTGGCCGACCGGATGGCCGACATCACCGAACGAGCGATGAACGACGAACTCAGCTACGCGGAGAGCCTCTACGACCGCGCGGCGCTGCTCGAAGGACTGGAAGAAGAACGCGCCCAGGAGGCGTACGACGAGGTGAAACTCCGACCGGGCGCGGCGAAACTCATCGACCGCCTCAACGACTACGGCCACCACACCGCCATCCTCACCGGCGGGTTCGAGCGCGGCGTCGAATCTGCACTGGAAGCGGAGGGGGTCGACGTCGACACCATCGTCGCCAATCGCCTCCCCGTGAAGGGCGGGCGGCTGACCGGCGAGGCGGAGGGGCCGCTCATCGAGGGGACAAAGGACCGCGAACTCGAACGGCTCGCCGAGGAACTCGACGTCGAGATGAGCCAGACCGTCGCAATCGGCGACGGCGCGAACGACCTCCCGATGCTCGAAGTCGCCGGTTTCTCGGTCGGCTTCCTCCCGAAGGACGCGGTTCGACCCGCCTGCGACACCATCGTCGCCTCGATGTACCGCCTCGGCAAGGTGTTCGAGGGCCGGGGCATGCTCCGGCCGGAGGAGTGA